One segment of Paenibacillus sp. FSL R7-0337 DNA contains the following:
- a CDS encoding ATP-binding cassette domain-containing protein, translating into MSVEVEALSKKYGSNQVINQLSFQINKGIFGLLGDNGAGKTTLMKILATLLGFNEGDVSMFGYSLRKEPDAIRAMLGYLPQSFDFFPDATIIESMNYFAALKGLIGQRRIQEEISQRLIEVGLEEHAHKKIKQLSGGMKQRFGIAQAMLNLPQLLIIDEPTVGLDPKERIAFRNLLHSFSEDRIVLLSTHIVPDISSTCDNVLILKKGSCLYNGSVDEAIHKVEGKIWLVEVDKRQLQQLSNESRIISVVRKRGLMQVRLLDNSPPEKYGEYTLETPNLEDAYLYISDNERGP; encoded by the coding sequence TTGTCAGTTGAAGTGGAAGCATTGAGTAAAAAATACGGCAGTAATCAAGTCATTAATCAGTTAAGTTTTCAAATTAATAAGGGGATTTTTGGTTTGCTTGGTGATAATGGTGCTGGTAAAACTACCTTAATGAAAATTCTAGCAACACTGCTAGGGTTTAACGAGGGCGATGTAAGTATGTTTGGATATTCGCTAAGAAAAGAGCCTGATGCAATTCGTGCCATGTTAGGATATCTTCCACAAAGTTTTGACTTTTTCCCTGATGCAACAATCATTGAATCCATGAATTATTTTGCTGCTTTAAAGGGGTTAATAGGTCAACGAAGAATACAGGAAGAAATTTCACAAAGACTAATTGAAGTGGGTCTTGAAGAACATGCTCATAAAAAAATCAAGCAACTTTCAGGCGGTATGAAACAACGATTTGGTATCGCTCAAGCTATGTTAAACCTTCCCCAGTTGTTAATTATTGATGAACCTACGGTGGGGCTTGATCCAAAGGAGCGAATTGCTTTTAGAAACTTGCTTCACAGTTTTTCGGAAGATCGCATTGTATTGTTATCTACGCATATTGTACCGGATATCTCAAGCACCTGTGACAATGTACTTATTTTAAAGAAAGGAAGCTGTCTTTATAATGGGAGTGTTGATGAGGCTATCCATAAAGTGGAAGGGAAAATATGGTTAGTTGAAGTGGATAAAAGGCAGTTGCAACAATTAAGTAATGAAAGCCGTATCATATCTGTTGTTAGGAAAAGGGGGTTAATGCAAGTTCGTTTGCTAGATAATAGTCCTCCAGAAAAATATGGGGAATATACACTAGAGACTCCAAACCTGGAAGATGCTTATCTGTATATATCCGATAATGAGAGGGGGCCTTAA
- a CDS encoding radical SAM protein: MFNSPIKIKAVKFFEEQDNLYLYNVENSGIFQVDDTIVDICNSDGKTIEELYQLLKNNYTMEELSELLTTLEKAGVLLVQDLVDDINTDSCACTKETNGVSSLILMLVQECNLRCSYCYGVNGEYNDRGRMDMDTATQAIDFLFNQALEEELSICFFGGEPLLNYKLIQDIIPYVQSKEKLTGKRVRYSMTTNGTLLTKDVVDYLMEHQVAIQVSLDGDQKTHDFNRYFQNKEGSYDLILNRTEKLRKNGMISARATVSPVQLDITYTLKHLNEIGFRNVAMYPAVQMLDVKDYEDYSLEFTKLVNYFETLIHSKEYKKAREISNIYKYLRRVHSSSKRHYYCGAASHMLAVDVHGDLYPCQRFVSEKNYSLGNVNEGVSRLREKEILNEFSLEERTKCRECWAINLCGGDCPHENLKNTGAIEDPLEISCEFTRSAINDCIRLYLRLDEEDKDKLFNNKMIKEEEMIVS, translated from the coding sequence ATGTTTAATAGTCCAATAAAAATTAAAGCTGTAAAATTTTTTGAAGAGCAAGATAATTTATATCTATATAATGTTGAGAATAGCGGGATATTTCAAGTCGATGACACAATAGTAGATATTTGCAACAGTGACGGGAAAACTATTGAAGAACTTTACCAACTTCTAAAAAATAATTATACCATGGAAGAGTTAAGTGAATTACTTACTACGCTAGAGAAAGCAGGAGTTTTACTTGTGCAAGATTTAGTGGATGACATTAATACAGATTCCTGTGCTTGTACAAAAGAGACAAACGGGGTCTCTTCTCTGATTCTTATGCTGGTTCAAGAATGTAATCTGAGATGTTCTTATTGTTATGGTGTTAATGGAGAATACAATGACCGTGGCAGGATGGACATGGATACAGCTACCCAAGCTATAGATTTTTTATTTAATCAAGCTTTGGAGGAAGAACTAAGCATTTGTTTTTTCGGTGGAGAGCCATTACTTAATTATAAACTCATTCAGGATATCATTCCTTATGTCCAAAGCAAAGAAAAACTAACAGGGAAAAGAGTAAGGTATAGTATGACCACCAATGGAACCTTGCTTACCAAAGACGTTGTTGACTATTTAATGGAGCATCAGGTAGCAATACAAGTGAGTCTGGATGGAGATCAGAAAACTCATGATTTTAACCGCTATTTTCAGAATAAAGAAGGCAGCTATGATCTTATTCTTAATAGGACTGAGAAATTAAGAAAGAATGGAATGATCTCAGCGAGAGCTACTGTCTCACCGGTTCAACTGGATATTACCTATACATTAAAACATTTAAATGAAATTGGATTCCGAAATGTTGCTATGTATCCTGCAGTTCAGATGCTTGATGTTAAGGATTATGAGGATTACTCACTTGAATTCACCAAACTGGTAAATTATTTTGAGACTTTAATACATAGTAAGGAGTATAAGAAGGCTCGGGAAATCTCAAATATATATAAATATCTAAGAAGGGTTCATTCATCTTCCAAACGGCATTATTATTGTGGGGCTGCTTCCCATATGCTAGCTGTTGATGTTCATGGAGATTTGTATCCATGTCAAAGATTTGTTAGTGAAAAAAATTATTCTCTAGGAAATGTGAATGAAGGAGTTTCCCGCCTTAGGGAGAAGGAAATATTAAATGAATTTAGTCTAGAAGAAAGAACAAAGTGTAGGGAATGTTGGGCAATTAACCTATGTGGTGGAGATTGCCCACATGAAAATTTAAAGAACACTGGAGCTATAGAAGATCCGCTAGAAATTTCCTGTGAGTTTACTAGAAGTGCAATAAATGATTGCATCAGATTATACTTGAGGTTGGACGAGGAGGATAAAGATAAATTGTTTAATAACAAGATGATAAAGGAGGAAGAAATGATTGTCAGTTGA